CGGCCGCTCCGCCTTTGGAAGACGACGCTGCCCCTGAGGATGCTGAGGATTTCGCCTTTGCTGACGGCGGCGATCCCCATCTTCACGCCGTTCTGCTTCAGCATGAGGTCGCGGCCCTCCTCAACCTGCACGCCCAGGCTGTGGCCGTGCAGAACATCCGACTGCTCGTCCCGCTTGTCCTTGACGTCGCCTCCGCCTTCTATGGCTGCTGGCGTCAGTCATTCCTCCTCATCGTCGGCCGCTACTCCCTGGAGAGCCATGTCCTCTCCGACGCTGCCGCCCCCAACTCTCCGGATTAGGCGCGCATGGACTGCGTCGTGCAAACATGGATCACCGGCACCATCACCGACGCCCTCGTCGAGGCCGTGATCGAGTTCGGCACCACCGCCCGTGCCTCCTGGCTCGCCATCGAGTCACAGTTCCGCGGCAATCGCGAAACTCGTGCTCTCCACCTCGACGCCGCCTTCCGCAACTTCAAGCAAGGCGACCTCGACATCACTGCGTACTGCCAGAAAGTCAAGGGCATGGCAGACGCCCTCCGCGACCTCGGCGAGCCCGTCAACGACATGACTCTTGTCCTCAATCTCCTGCGCGGTCTCAATGGCCGTTTCGAAGCCATTGGGCTTCACCTTAGCCGCAGACGTCCGTTTCCTACTTTTCTACAGGCCCGCAACGATTTGATCCTGGAGGAACTCACTATGGCGGAGTCTGCTCCGCCTCCTTCAACTACGGCCCTGACTGCCACCTTCGGCAGTGCTCGGGAGTCCGCGCCCACGTCCGTCACTCCACCAGCCGCTCCCCAGCAGCGGCTGCCGAACCACCACCAGCAGTCCAGGGGAGGCAAGCGCGCACGGCGCGGCAAGCACGGCGGGGGCGGGCGCAGCAACTCCAACAGTGCCTTCCCCAACGGCAGCAgcgcccagcagcagcagcagtggcccaATCTTCATCAGCCATGGACCGGATCCATCAACATGTGCCTGGACCTCGGCCCTCGACGCTGCCACACCCGCACACACTTCTCGCTGGTGTACAG
The nucleotide sequence above comes from Miscanthus floridulus cultivar M001 chromosome 18, ASM1932011v1, whole genome shotgun sequence. Encoded proteins:
- the LOC136524141 gene encoding uncharacterized protein, with the protein product MDCVVQTWITGTITDALVEAVIEFGTTARASWLAIESQFRGNRETRALHLDAAFRNFKQGDLDITAYCQKVKGMADALRDLGEPVNDMTLVLNLLRGLNGRFEAIGLHLSRRRPFPTFLQARNDLILEELTMAESAPPPSTTALTATFGSARESAPTSVTPPAAPQQRLPNHHQQSRGGKRARRGKHGGGGRSNSNSAFPNGSSAQQQQQWPNLHQPWTGSINMCLDLGPRRCHTRTHFSLVYSRGPVDRSSSLKRF